A genomic window from Serratia liquefaciens includes:
- a CDS encoding ATP-dependent DNA helicase, whose amino-acid sequence MADDFATDGALAQAIKGFKPREAQRQMAEAVTEAINFKQELVVEAGTGTGKTYAYLVPALRADRKVIISTGSKALQDQLYARDLPTVAKALKYKGKMALLKGRSNYLCLERLEQQSMAGGELAGQTLIDLVHLRKWSSMTKEGDISSCSDVAEDSFVWPLVTSTNDNCLGSDCPLYKDCFVVKARRRAMDADVVVVNHHLFLADMVVKEGGFAELIPEADVMIFDEAHQIPDIASQYFGKQLTSRQLLDLAKDISIAYRTEVRDAAQLQKSADRLSQSTQDFRLMLGEPGFRGNLREVLSQPNVQRALLLLDDALELCYDVVKLSLGRSALLDAAFERATLYRARLKRLKEVNEPGFSYWYECNSRHFVLALTPLTVADRFRELLDEKPGSWIFTSATLSVNEQMGHFTERLGLNKAKTLLLASPFDYAKQALLCVPRFLPSPNQPGGARQLARMLRPLIEANNGRCFFLCTSHQMMRELAEEFRATMTLPVLLQGETSKGQLLAQFVEAGNALLVATSSFWEGVDVRGDALSCVIIDKLPFTSPDDPLLKARIEDCRLRGGDPFNDVQLPDAVITLKQGVGRLIRDTDDRGVLVICDNRLVMRPYGEVFLNSLPPTPRTRDIAQAIAFLQAER is encoded by the coding sequence GTGGCAGACGATTTCGCAACAGACGGCGCCCTGGCGCAGGCAATCAAGGGTTTCAAACCGCGTGAAGCACAGCGGCAGATGGCGGAAGCGGTCACCGAAGCCATTAACTTCAAGCAGGAACTGGTGGTCGAAGCGGGCACCGGGACCGGCAAAACCTATGCCTACCTGGTGCCGGCACTGCGGGCCGATCGCAAAGTGATTATTTCAACCGGGTCAAAAGCGTTACAGGATCAGCTTTATGCACGCGATTTGCCCACCGTGGCCAAGGCACTGAAGTACAAAGGCAAGATGGCGCTGCTGAAAGGGCGCTCCAATTACCTGTGCCTGGAACGTCTGGAGCAACAGTCGATGGCCGGCGGCGAACTGGCCGGGCAAACGCTGATCGATCTGGTCCATCTGCGCAAATGGTCGTCGATGACCAAAGAGGGCGATATCAGCAGTTGCAGCGACGTGGCGGAAGACAGCTTCGTTTGGCCGCTGGTGACCAGCACTAACGACAACTGCCTGGGCAGCGATTGCCCCTTGTATAAAGATTGCTTTGTGGTCAAGGCGCGTCGTCGCGCCATGGATGCCGATGTGGTGGTGGTGAACCACCATCTGTTCCTGGCCGATATGGTGGTGAAGGAGGGCGGCTTTGCCGAACTGATCCCTGAGGCCGATGTGATGATCTTCGATGAAGCGCATCAGATCCCGGATATCGCCAGCCAGTATTTCGGTAAGCAACTGACCAGCCGCCAACTGCTGGACCTGGCGAAAGACATTTCCATTGCCTACCGCACCGAAGTGCGCGATGCCGCACAGCTGCAAAAAAGCGCCGACCGTCTCAGCCAAAGCACGCAGGATTTTCGTTTGATGCTGGGGGAGCCGGGGTTTCGCGGCAACCTGCGCGAAGTGCTCAGTCAGCCCAATGTGCAGCGTGCTTTGCTGCTGCTCGATGACGCGCTGGAGCTGTGCTATGACGTGGTCAAGCTTTCCCTTGGCCGCTCGGCCCTGCTGGATGCCGCCTTTGAGCGTGCTACGCTGTACCGGGCCCGACTCAAGCGCTTGAAAGAGGTCAACGAACCCGGTTTCAGCTATTGGTATGAGTGCAACTCACGCCATTTTGTGTTGGCGCTGACCCCGCTGACGGTGGCCGATCGTTTCCGCGAGCTGCTGGATGAAAAACCGGGCAGCTGGATTTTTACCTCGGCAACCCTGTCGGTCAATGAGCAAATGGGGCACTTTACCGAGCGTCTGGGCCTGAACAAGGCCAAAACGCTGCTGCTGGCCAGCCCGTTCGACTACGCCAAACAAGCCTTGCTGTGCGTGCCGCGTTTTTTGCCCTCACCAAATCAACCCGGCGGCGCAAGACAATTGGCTCGCATGCTACGGCCGCTGATTGAAGCCAATAACGGCCGCTGCTTCTTCCTTTGTACTTCGCACCAGATGATGCGTGAGCTGGCGGAGGAGTTCCGCGCCACCATGACGTTGCCGGTGCTGCTGCAGGGAGAAACCAGCAAGGGCCAACTGTTGGCTCAGTTTGTCGAGGCCGGTAATGCGCTGTTGGTGGCGACCAGCAGTTTCTGGGAGGGCGTAGATGTCCGCGGCGATGCATTGTCTTGCGTGATTATCGACAAACTGCCGTTCACCTCGCCTGACGATCCGTTGCTGAAAGCCCGGATTGAAGACTGCCGATTGCGCGGCGGCGACCCATTCAACGATGTGCAACTGCCGGATGCGGTCATTACCCTGAAACAGGGAGTTGGACGCCTGATCCGCGATACCGACGATCGCGGAGTGCTGGTGATTTGCGACAATCGGCTGGTCATGCGCCCCTATGGCGAAGTATTTCTTAATAGCCTGCCGCCGACGCCGCGTACCCGCGATATCGCCCAGGCGATT
- a CDS encoding RidA family protein, with protein sequence MNIERIDPDQRWSEAVVHNDTVYYTSVPENLDDDATAQTANALAAIDVILARVGSDKSRVLDATIFLADGADFAAMNAAWDAWVVAGSAPVRCTVQAKLMNPKYKVEIKIIAAL encoded by the coding sequence ATGAATATCGAACGCATTGACCCGGACCAACGTTGGTCCGAAGCCGTAGTTCATAACGACACCGTTTATTACACCAGCGTGCCGGAAAACCTGGATGATGACGCTACCGCCCAGACCGCAAATGCCCTGGCGGCGATTGACGTGATCCTGGCGCGCGTGGGCTCCGACAAGAGCCGGGTGCTGGACGCCACTATCTTTCTGGCCGACGGCGCCGATTTTGCTGCCATGAACGCCGCCTGGGATGCTTGGGTGGTTGCCGGCAGCGCGCCGGTGCGCTGCACCGTGCAGGCCAAATTGATGAACCCGAAGTACAAGGTTGAAATCAAAATCATTGCCGCGCTGTAA
- the mdtI gene encoding multidrug/spermidine efflux SMR transporter subunit MdtI, whose amino-acid sequence MQQLELYHIGFLGLAIVLEIVANIFLKMSDGFRKIWLGLLSLLSVLGAFSALAQAVKGIDLSVAYALWGGFGIAATIAAGWILFGQRLNAKGWIGLVLLLAGMVIIKLA is encoded by the coding sequence ATGCAACAGCTTGAGTTGTACCACATTGGGTTCTTGGGACTGGCGATTGTGTTGGAAATTGTCGCCAACATCTTCCTGAAGATGTCAGACGGTTTCCGTAAAATCTGGTTAGGCCTGCTGTCATTGCTGTCGGTGCTGGGGGCGTTCAGTGCTCTGGCGCAGGCGGTGAAGGGGATTGATCTGTCGGTGGCCTATGCGTTGTGGGGTGGTTTCGGTATCGCCGCAACGATTGCCGCAGGTTGGATCCTGTTCGGTCAGCGCCTGAATGCCAAAGGCTGGATTGGCCTGGTGCTGTTGCTGGCCGGCATGGTGATCATCAAACTGGCTTAA
- the mdtJ gene encoding multidrug/spermidine efflux SMR transporter subunit MdtJ: MIYWIFLGLAIVAEIIGTLSMKYASVSGGMTGHIVMYVMITASYVMLSLAIKRVALGVAYALWEGIGILFITLFSVMWFDEPISALKVLGLVTLIAGILLVKSGTRKPRKQASPRGDNHATA, from the coding sequence ATGATTTATTGGATCTTTTTAGGCTTGGCCATCGTGGCCGAAATTATCGGTACCCTGTCCATGAAATACGCCAGCGTCAGCGGCGGCATGACCGGTCATATTGTGATGTATGTGATGATCACTGCGTCGTACGTCATGCTGTCGTTGGCGATAAAACGCGTCGCTCTGGGCGTTGCTTATGCGTTGTGGGAAGGGATCGGTATCCTGTTTATTACCCTGTTCAGCGTGATGTGGTTCGACGAGCCAATCTCGGCTTTGAAGGTGCTGGGTCTGGTGACGTTGATCGCCGGTATCCTGCTGGTGAAGTCCGGTACCCGCAAACCACGAAAACAGGCCAGCCCGCGAGGTGACAACCATGCAACAGCTTGA
- a CDS encoding bifunctional 4-hydroxy-2-oxoglutarate aldolase/2-dehydro-3-deoxy-phosphogluconate aldolase, with protein MKNWKTSAEQILTAGPVVPVIVINKLEHAVPLARALVAGGVRVLEVTLRTDCATEAIRAIAAEVPEAIIGAGTVINPQQLQAVTEAGAQFAISPGLTEALLKAATAGSIPLIPGISTVSELMLGMDHGLREFKFFPAEANGGVKALQAIGGPFPQVRFCPTGGITPNNYRDYLALKSVLCIGGSWLVPADALENGDYARITELARTAVSGAAV; from the coding sequence ATGAAAAACTGGAAAACCAGCGCAGAACAGATCCTGACCGCAGGCCCGGTGGTTCCGGTGATAGTGATCAACAAGCTGGAACATGCGGTGCCGCTGGCCAGGGCGCTGGTAGCCGGTGGCGTGCGCGTGCTGGAAGTCACATTGCGCACCGACTGCGCCACGGAGGCGATCCGCGCTATCGCGGCAGAGGTGCCGGAGGCAATTATCGGTGCAGGTACGGTGATTAATCCGCAGCAGCTGCAGGCAGTGACCGAGGCAGGCGCGCAATTCGCTATCAGCCCCGGCCTGACGGAAGCGCTGTTGAAGGCCGCAACCGCAGGGTCTATCCCGTTAATTCCAGGCATTAGCACCGTTTCAGAGCTGATGCTGGGTATGGATCACGGGCTGCGTGAGTTCAAATTCTTCCCGGCGGAAGCCAACGGTGGCGTGAAGGCATTGCAGGCGATCGGCGGCCCATTCCCGCAGGTGCGTTTCTGTCCGACCGGGGGAATCACGCCCAACAACTACCGTGATTACCTGGCTCTGAAAAGCGTGTTGTGTATCGGCGGCTCTTGGTTGGTACCGGCCGATGCGCTGGAAAATGGCGACTACGCTCGCATCACCGAACTGGCGCGTACCGCCGTCAGCGGCGCTGCGGTCTAA
- the zwf gene encoding glucose-6-phosphate dehydrogenase: MAVTSTAQACDLVIFGAKGDLARRKLLPSLYQLEKAGHIHPDTRIIGVGRAEWDKEAYIKVVKEALGTFMKEKLDDELWATLSARLDFCNLDVNDSKNFTKLGKMLDQKHRTTINYFAMPPSTFGAICKGLGEAKLNHEPARVVMEKPLGTDLASSRVINDQVAEYFNESQVYRIDHYLGKETVLNLLALRFANSLFASNWDNRTIDSVQITVAEEVGIEGRWGYFDQAGQMRDMIQNHLLQILTMIAMSPPADLTTDRIRDEKVKVLRSLRRIDQTNVRETTVRGQYTAGFVQGKKVPGYLEEEGANKSSNTETFVSIRVDIDNWQWAGVPFYLRTGKRLPTKCSEVVVYFKNPPLNLFSDSYQQLPQNKLTIRLQPDEGIEIQVLNKVPGLDHKHRLQTTKLDLSFSETFNQEHVADAYERLLLETMRGIQALFVRRDEVEEAWKWVDSIMDAWKADNEAPKPYQSGTWGPVASVAMITRDGRSWNEFE; the protein is encoded by the coding sequence ATGGCGGTAACCTCTACAGCCCAGGCGTGTGACCTGGTTATTTTCGGCGCGAAAGGCGATTTGGCGCGTCGTAAGCTGTTGCCTTCCCTGTACCAGTTAGAGAAAGCCGGTCATATCCATCCGGATACCCGCATCATCGGCGTCGGCCGTGCCGAGTGGGATAAAGAAGCCTATATCAAGGTGGTCAAGGAAGCGCTTGGCACCTTTATGAAAGAAAAACTGGATGACGAACTCTGGGCAACGCTGAGCGCGCGCCTGGATTTCTGCAACCTGGATGTGAACGACAGCAAGAACTTTACCAAATTGGGTAAAATGCTGGACCAGAAACATCGCACCACCATTAACTACTTTGCCATGCCGCCAAGCACCTTCGGCGCGATTTGCAAAGGCTTGGGTGAAGCCAAGTTGAACCACGAGCCGGCGCGCGTGGTGATGGAAAAACCGCTAGGCACCGATCTCGCTTCTTCACGCGTGATCAACGATCAGGTGGCGGAATACTTCAACGAGAGCCAGGTTTATCGTATCGACCATTATCTCGGTAAAGAGACGGTACTGAACCTGCTGGCGCTGCGTTTCGCCAACTCGTTGTTCGCCTCCAACTGGGATAACCGCACCATCGATTCCGTACAGATCACCGTAGCGGAAGAGGTGGGTATTGAAGGGCGCTGGGGCTACTTTGACCAGGCCGGTCAGATGCGCGACATGATCCAGAACCACCTGTTGCAAATCCTGACCATGATTGCCATGTCGCCACCGGCGGACCTGACTACTGACCGCATTCGCGACGAGAAAGTGAAGGTACTGCGTTCACTACGCCGCATAGATCAGACCAATGTACGTGAAACCACAGTGCGTGGTCAGTACACTGCCGGCTTCGTGCAGGGCAAAAAGGTACCGGGTTATCTGGAAGAAGAAGGGGCGAATAAAAGCAGCAACACTGAAACCTTCGTCTCAATCCGCGTTGATATCGACAACTGGCAGTGGGCCGGCGTGCCGTTCTACCTGCGTACCGGTAAGCGTCTGCCGACCAAATGTTCTGAAGTGGTCGTCTACTTCAAGAACCCGCCGTTGAACCTGTTCAGCGATTCTTACCAGCAGTTGCCGCAGAACAAACTGACCATTCGTCTGCAGCCGGATGAAGGCATCGAAATTCAGGTGTTGAACAAGGTGCCAGGTCTGGATCACAAGCACCGCCTGCAAACCACCAAGCTGGATCTGAGTTTCTCCGAAACCTTTAACCAGGAGCATGTGGCTGACGCCTATGAGCGTCTGTTGCTGGAAACCATGCGTGGCATTCAGGCGCTGTTCGTACGCCGTGATGAAGTGGAAGAAGCCTGGAAGTGGGTTGACTCCATTATGGACGCGTGGAAAGCGGATAACGAGGCACCGAAGCCGTACCAATCCGGCACCTGGGGCCCGGTCGCTTCAGTGGCGATGATCACCCGTGATGGCCGTTCCTGGAACGAGTTCGAGTAA
- a CDS encoding MurR/RpiR family transcriptional regulator, producing MNTLEKIQSHLELLSKSERKVAEVILASPQTAIHSSIATLARMADVSEPTVNRFCRRLDTKGFPDFKLHLAQSLANGTPYVNRNVEEDDSVDAYTGKIFESVMASLDTVKANLDIAAINRAVDLLTQAKKISFFGLGASAAVAHDAMNKFFRFNIPVVYFDDIVMQRMGCMNSSEGDVVVLISHTGRTKNLVEMAQLARENDATVIAITSRDTPLAHEATLALLLDVPEDTDVYMPMVSRIAQLTLIDVLATGFTLRRGAKFRDNLKRVKEALKESRFDKGVVIPNNFDS from the coding sequence ATGAATACGCTGGAAAAAATCCAGAGTCATCTGGAGCTGCTGAGCAAATCTGAACGGAAAGTCGCTGAGGTGATCCTGGCCTCCCCACAGACCGCCATCCACTCCAGTATCGCGACGCTGGCCAGAATGGCAGACGTCAGCGAACCCACCGTCAACCGTTTTTGTCGCCGTCTCGATACCAAAGGCTTCCCCGATTTTAAACTGCATCTTGCCCAAAGCCTGGCCAATGGCACTCCGTACGTAAACCGTAACGTGGAGGAAGATGACAGCGTCGATGCCTATACCGGTAAAATATTCGAATCGGTAATGGCCAGTCTGGATACAGTAAAGGCAAATTTGGATATTGCCGCAATCAATCGTGCGGTTGATCTGCTTACCCAGGCAAAAAAAATCTCTTTCTTCGGTTTGGGTGCCTCTGCGGCCGTCGCTCACGACGCGATGAACAAATTTTTTCGCTTTAATATCCCGGTGGTCTACTTCGACGATATCGTCATGCAACGTATGGGCTGCATGAATTCCAGCGAGGGAGACGTAGTGGTGTTAATCTCCCACACTGGCCGCACCAAAAACCTGGTGGAAATGGCGCAGCTGGCGCGTGAAAACGACGCCACGGTTATCGCCATCACCTCACGCGATACCCCTCTGGCGCACGAGGCAACCCTGGCGTTGCTGCTTGATGTTCCCGAAGATACCGACGTTTATATGCCGATGGTGTCACGAATTGCGCAATTAACGCTCATAGACGTGCTCGCCACCGGATTTACCTTGCGCAGAGGGGCCAAATTCAGAGATAACTTGAAGCGGGTCAAGGAAGCGTTGAAAGAATCGCGCTTTGATAAGGGTGTCGTTATCCCCAACAATTTCGACTCGTAA
- the pyk gene encoding pyruvate kinase, which produces MSRRLRRTKIVTTLGPATDRDNNLEKIIAAGANVVRLNFSHGTAEDHQARADKVREIAAKLGRHVAILGDLQGPKIRVSTFKEGKIFLNIGDKFLLDANMSKGEGDKEKVGIDYKGLPADVVPGDVLLLDDGRVQLKVLEVQGMKVFTEVTVGGPLSNNKGINKLGGGLSAEALTEKDKADIVTAAKIGVDYLAVSFPRTGEDLNYARRLARDAGCHAKIVSKVERAEAVCSDEAMDDIILASDVVMVARGDLGVEIGDPELVGIQKKLIRRARTLNRAVITATQMMESMITNPMPTRAEVMDVANAVLDGTDAVMLSAETAAGQYPAETVAAMARVCLGAEKIPSINVSKHRLDVQFDNIEEAIAMSSMYAANHLKGVTALIAMTESGRTALMMSRISSGLPIFAMSRHEHTLNLTALYRGVTPVYFDSHEDGVIAANDAVNRLRDKGFLVSGDLVIVTQGDVMETVGTTNTSRILRVE; this is translated from the coding sequence ATGTCCAGACGGCTCAGAAGAACCAAAATTGTTACCACCCTGGGTCCGGCTACTGACCGCGACAATAATCTGGAAAAGATCATTGCCGCAGGCGCTAACGTAGTTCGGCTTAACTTTTCCCACGGCACGGCAGAAGATCATCAGGCTCGCGCCGACAAAGTGCGCGAAATCGCTGCCAAGTTGGGACGTCACGTCGCTATTCTGGGTGACCTGCAAGGGCCGAAAATTCGTGTTTCCACCTTTAAGGAAGGCAAAATCTTCCTTAACATCGGTGATAAATTCCTGCTCGATGCCAACATGTCCAAGGGCGAAGGCGATAAAGAAAAAGTCGGTATCGACTATAAAGGCCTGCCTGCCGACGTGGTGCCGGGCGACGTACTGCTGCTGGACGACGGCCGCGTACAGTTGAAGGTGCTCGAAGTTCAGGGCATGAAAGTCTTTACCGAAGTGACCGTTGGCGGCCCGCTGTCCAACAACAAGGGCATTAACAAACTGGGTGGCGGCCTGTCCGCAGAGGCCCTGACCGAGAAAGACAAGGCCGATATCGTCACCGCAGCCAAAATCGGCGTCGATTACCTGGCGGTTTCCTTCCCGCGCACCGGCGAAGACCTGAACTATGCCCGCCGTCTGGCGCGCGATGCTGGCTGCCACGCCAAGATCGTGTCCAAGGTTGAGCGTGCCGAAGCCGTCTGCAGCGACGAAGCCATGGATGATATCATTCTGGCCTCCGACGTAGTGATGGTTGCCCGTGGCGATCTGGGCGTCGAAATCGGCGATCCTGAGCTGGTCGGCATCCAGAAAAAGCTGATCCGCCGCGCCCGCACCCTGAACCGTGCCGTGATCACCGCGACCCAGATGATGGAGTCAATGATCACCAACCCAATGCCGACCCGCGCCGAAGTGATGGACGTGGCAAACGCCGTGCTGGACGGTACCGACGCCGTGATGCTGTCTGCCGAAACCGCTGCTGGCCAATACCCGGCAGAAACCGTGGCGGCCATGGCGCGCGTTTGCCTCGGTGCTGAGAAGATCCCAAGCATCAATGTCTCCAAGCACCGCCTGGACGTACAGTTCGACAACATTGAAGAGGCTATCGCCATGTCTTCAATGTACGCGGCCAACCACCTGAAAGGGGTTACCGCGCTGATCGCCATGACCGAATCTGGCCGCACCGCGCTGATGATGTCGCGCATCAGCTCCGGCCTGCCGATCTTCGCCATGTCGCGCCATGAACACACGCTGAACCTGACCGCGTTGTATCGTGGCGTTACCCCTGTGTACTTCGACAGCCACGAAGATGGCGTCATCGCCGCTAATGACGCGGTAAATCGTCTGCGTGATAAAGGCTTCCTGGTCTCGGGCGATCTGGTGATCGTCACCCAGGGTGACGTGATGGAAACCGTTGGCACCACCAACACCAGCCGTATTCTGCGCGTCGAGTAA
- a CDS encoding leucine-rich repeat domain-containing protein, with amino-acid sequence MLHQHPQQNRTAQSLDLDGQGLENLDDACLQGNSLLKISLYDNRLRQFPRQILQHADLQVLNISCNQLSELPTEIGLLKQLAMLDCGHNQANRVPAGIGELRELTYLYLSDNAFRDLPVELGRLHKLRYLNATDNQLSEMPAAIMQLGALQELRLYNNQIASLPETFGQLSALRELHLMNNHLVALPEQIAQLSALRVLDVENNAIGQLPTTFGRLVNLTHLNLRTNRLQQLPTSIGQLKALTTLDLRANQLSALPDSLAELTQLQRLDLRWNNFAEMPAVLDPLIAQGCLVHI; translated from the coding sequence ATGCTTCATCAACACCCACAGCAAAACCGCACTGCACAAAGTCTGGATCTGGACGGTCAGGGGCTGGAAAACCTGGACGATGCCTGTCTACAAGGCAACTCACTGCTGAAAATCAGTTTGTACGACAATCGGCTTCGGCAATTCCCACGGCAGATTTTGCAGCATGCCGATCTGCAGGTGTTGAACATCTCTTGCAACCAACTCAGCGAACTGCCCACTGAAATAGGCCTGTTGAAACAGCTGGCCATGCTCGACTGTGGTCACAACCAGGCCAACCGGGTGCCCGCCGGGATCGGTGAGCTGCGGGAACTGACTTATTTATACCTCAGCGATAACGCCTTTCGCGATCTGCCCGTCGAACTGGGGCGGTTACATAAACTGCGGTATTTGAATGCGACGGATAATCAGCTCAGTGAAATGCCTGCGGCCATTATGCAACTCGGTGCGCTGCAGGAACTGCGGCTTTACAATAACCAGATTGCCTCGTTGCCTGAGACGTTCGGGCAGTTGAGCGCTCTTCGGGAACTGCACCTGATGAACAATCATCTGGTTGCCCTGCCAGAGCAAATAGCCCAGCTCTCTGCGCTCAGGGTGCTGGATGTGGAAAATAACGCTATCGGCCAGCTACCCACCACTTTTGGGCGGCTGGTCAACCTGACTCACCTCAACCTCAGAACCAACCGCTTGCAACAGCTACCGACCTCCATTGGGCAGCTTAAAGCACTGACCACGTTGGATCTGCGCGCTAACCAGCTAAGCGCCCTGCCCGACAGTCTGGCCGAATTGACCCAGCTACAGCGGTTGGATCTGCGCTGGAACAACTTTGCCGAAATGCCTGCCGTGCTGGACCCGCTGATTGCCCAAGGCTGCCTGGTGCATATTTAA
- the lpxM gene encoding lauroyl-Kdo(2)-lipid IV(A) myristoyltransferase (LpxM is lauroyl-Kdo(2)-lipid IV(A) myristoyltransferase, an enzyme characterized in Escherichia coli and involved in biosynthesis of the form of lipid A found in that species and some closely related species.), with translation MQNEKKSNSEFIPQFQKAFYHPRYWGVWLGTGLMAGISLVPARLRDPVLGAVGKLAGKVAKGARRRARINLLYCLPELPENEREHIIDEMFATAPQSMILMAELACTQPEKVLKRVRWHGEEVLDKIREEGRNVIFLVPHGWAVDVPAMLMAARGQPMAAMFHNQSNPLVDYLWNTVRRKFGGRMHARNDGIKPFISSVRQGYWGYYLPDQDHGAEHSEFVDFFATYKATLPAVGRLMKVCRAAIVPLFPVYDGKTSMLDIYIRPPMDDLATADDHTIARRMNEEVENLVGPNPEQYTWILKLLKTRKEGEIEPYSRDDLYR, from the coding sequence ATGCAAAACGAGAAAAAATCGAACTCAGAGTTCATCCCGCAATTTCAGAAAGCCTTTTACCATCCGCGCTACTGGGGCGTTTGGCTGGGAACCGGGTTAATGGCCGGTATTTCACTGGTGCCTGCACGCCTGCGCGATCCGGTGCTCGGCGCCGTGGGCAAGTTGGCCGGCAAGGTGGCAAAAGGCGCTCGACGTCGTGCACGCATCAACCTGCTGTACTGCCTGCCTGAGCTGCCGGAAAACGAGCGTGAACATATCATCGACGAGATGTTTGCCACCGCGCCGCAATCGATGATCCTGATGGCGGAGCTGGCCTGTACCCAACCTGAGAAAGTGTTGAAGCGCGTTCGCTGGCACGGTGAAGAGGTGCTGGATAAAATCCGTGAAGAAGGGCGTAACGTGATTTTCCTGGTACCGCACGGGTGGGCGGTGGATGTTCCGGCGATGCTGATGGCCGCACGTGGTCAGCCGATGGCAGCGATGTTCCATAACCAAAGCAACCCGCTGGTCGATTATCTGTGGAACACCGTACGTCGCAAGTTTGGCGGTCGCATGCATGCGCGCAATGACGGTATCAAGCCGTTTATCAGTTCAGTACGCCAGGGGTATTGGGGCTATTATCTGCCGGATCAGGATCACGGAGCAGAGCACAGCGAATTCGTGGATTTCTTTGCGACTTATAAAGCTACGTTGCCTGCGGTCGGGCGTCTGATGAAGGTCTGTCGTGCGGCCATTGTGCCGTTGTTCCCGGTGTATGACGGTAAAACCAGCATGCTCGATATCTATATACGACCGCCGATGGACGACCTGGCTACGGCCGACGATCACACCATTGCCCGCCGGATGAATGAAGAAGTAGAGAATCTGGTCGGTCCCAACCCGGAACAGTACACCTGGATCCTCAAACTGCTGAAAACGCGCAAAGAAGGGGAAATCGAACCCTATTCACGCGACGATTTATACCGCTAA